In a single window of the Bufo bufo chromosome 5, aBufBuf1.1, whole genome shotgun sequence genome:
- the LOC121002590 gene encoding uncharacterized protein LOC121002590, producing the protein MSGKGSVCDETPQHASHRESQDEDPEFTALTKRSVKPTWKVKENYESMRTELATSLKQIWDKILTHIDVISCPSHEVLQLEGAIKHLSASYELYQTTSNKYKTILQSINTEESLEQLNNAQLLNEERESFIQRTKAKAEAKLLLPRDTVSHKSVSTRRSKGSSRSRSSRHSTLSEQLMNARAEAEAIKIRAAYAKKRADMEAEVAVMEAEAAHQKAAIEAQTARQRAAIEALKEQSNYEAAAAKLKVLEQAIGADENASERVSVKADVEDPFERTKNYVLNHSSEHSITSTFHGNARTSPHHQVKAVPATSYMQTHPSAAPDCHADPAYVTKRHTNPQASRQPPANSTVPDLHPTIQLNALAAPYLPTSLCNDTINNAIHNNQPATSYVKSEATDTTEVVKYLLRHELAKSGLVNFDDHPENYRSWKAAFKTTLGGIGFTADRELDLLIGLLGPQSTERVKSLRSVYIDNPTAGLTAAWERLEQTYGSPEAIENALLKRLENFPRISGKDNIEFQRLSDLLLEVQLAKTDPKLPGLSYLDTARGVNPIVCKLPHGLQEKWIQVGSSYKRENKVSFPPFSYFCNFVRNIADTKNDPSFAFSEFNTPSPKGDNLHTSYRNRRGPVSVRKTDIIPTPAPNKSGKIENPNRLCPIHKKPHPLKKCIGFRKKPLQERKELLKTFGVCYRCCASTDHFAKECKTPIKCIECGSEDHVQALHPLESNPSQHADLPPGQNHSGKSTDHVPNSTMVFSSCTVVCGEDHCDKSCAKICLVNIHHKDQPEKTLRVYAILDDQSNRSLARSELFDLFCTKREVHPYTLGTCSGTTEVFGRRAHGFIVSSLENNLQLPLPTLVECNQIPANKEEIPTPEVAFYHPHLRSIASEIPPLDKDAKILLLLGRDILRIHKTNVLPNGRNTHFEPCPHHYWVKEKVTSCKLQHRNTNLSRTYDDSFGSTVFNVSSEDDKLAPSAEDKEFLKVMDNEFFQEDSNGWVAPLPFRLPREKLPNNLHQAVKRFSSLKRTLSRKPEMERHFVDFIQNIFDRGHAEPAPPLKEGEECWYLPSFGVYHPRKPDQIRVVFDSSAQHEGFSLNDMLLTGPNLNNNLIGVLIRFRQEPVAVMADIQQMFHCFIVKEDNRNYLRFLWHKDNDINKEVIDYRMRVHVFGNSPSPAVAIYGLKKTAQLGEAEYGSDARQFVERNFYVDDGLKSFPTAKEAINLLTRTKEMLAVANLRLHKIISNSQELMNAFHPEDYAASVKDLDLGSDTPPMQRSLGLLWNIKVDTFTFQVSTCDKPFTKRGVLSVVNSIYDPLGFIAPVTIQGKMLLRQLTTDNIDWDTPLPIEKQQRWEKWRGSLKTLEQLQIPRCYAPVSISAAVQREIHIFSDASVEAIAAVAYLKTSGVNGVIHCNFVLGKTKLTPKPAHTIPRLELCAAVLAVEIAEVIKSEMDINIDSFTFYTDSKIVLGYIYNQTKQFYVYVSNRVERIRRFSLPKQWHHIPTDLNPADCGTRAISPVALLDCLWLSPPRFLSENSYSIPTDTTYELVHPDDDKEIRSMYTTLCTSASSEQKLKSHRFERFSTWSSAVRTVAYLIHIAHCFKRSSTSECHGWHICTNLPTATEIEQAERVIIRCVQQEVYMEELHRFKGGIPLSKGSSLFNLNPVVDDNQLLRVGACKELQLDNFLANNGCTWLFNSPHSSHMGGSWERMIGIARRILDSMLQDHKSSLFTHETLSTFLSEVSAIINARPLVPVSSDPDAPMILTPATLLTQKVGTTVISSAEIDPKDIYRRQWKRVQHLANVFWHRWRKEYLHTLQSRSKWQTPKPNLKVGDLVLLKDREVCRNEWPMGLVTSVMPSDDGKVRKVEIKITKGGSARTFSRPITELVLLLPSE; encoded by the exons ATGAGTGGAAAGGGCTCAGTGTGTGATGAAACACCACAGCATGCTTCACACAGAGAAAGTCAGGATGAGGACCCAGAGTTCACTGCATTGACCAAACGCTCTGTGAAACCCACTTGGAAGGTTAAAGAGAACTATGAATCCATGAGAACTGAACTAGCAACCAGTTTGAAGCAGATTTGGGATAAAATCCTCACCCACATTGATGTGATTTCATGTCCCAGCCATGAGGTACTGCAACTAGAGGGCGCCATAAAGCATCTCTCTGCTTCATACGAACTGTACCAGACTACAAGCAACAAATATAAAACTATTCTGCAAAGCATCAACACTGAGGAGTCCTTAGAGCAACTTAACAATGCCCAGCTTCTTAATGAGGAAAGAGAAAGCTTTATCCAGCGAACTAAAGCAAAGGCAGAAGCAAAATTATTGCTGCCACGGGACACTGTATCCCACAAATCTGTATCCACCAGACGTTCTAAAGGTTCCTCTAGATCCCGAAGTTCAAGGCACTCAACGCTTAGTGAACAGCTAATGAATGCCCGCGCCGAAGCAGAGGCTATCAAGATACGGGCCGCATATGCAAAAAAGAGAGCAGACATGGAGGCCGAGGTT GCAGTAATGGAAGCCGAGGCAGCGCATCAAAAGGCAGCAATAGAAGCTCAAACGGCACGTCAAAGGGCAGCAATTGAAGCTTTAAAGGAACAGAGCAACTACGAGGCAGCTGCAGCAAAACTAAAGGTTTTGGAACAAGCTATCGGTGCAGATGAAAATGCTAGCGAAAGGGTCAGCGTCAAGGCAGATGTAGAAGATCCTTTTGAACGCACTAAGAACTATGTTCTAAACCACAGCAGTGAACACTCAATTACCTCCACGTTTCACGGCAACGCAAGGACTTCACCACATCATCAGGTAAAAGCCGTTCCAGCCACTTCCTACATGCAAACCCACCCCAGTGCAGCTCCCGACTGTCATGCTGATCCCGCATATGTCACAAAACGGCACACTAATCCGCAAGCAAGTCGCCAGCCTCCTGCTAACAGTACTGTTCCAGACCTTCACCCAACAATTCAGCTGAATGCCCTTGCTGCACCATATCTTCCCACGTCTCTTTGCAACGATACCATAAACAATGCAATCCACAACAATCAACCAGCAACCTCCTATGTAAAGTCAGAGGCAACCGATACAACAGAGGTAGTAAAGTACTTACTTCGACATGAGCTCGCCAAGTCAGGCCTAGTAAACTTCGACGACCATCCTGAAAATTATAGAAGCTGGAAAGCCGCTTTCAAAACTACATTAGGCGGTATCGGTTTTACTGCCGATCGTGAGCTGgatctgctgatcgggttgcttgGCCCACAGTCAACAGAACGTGTCAAGAGCCTCAGGTCAGTTTACATCGACAATCCAACTGCAGGTCTCACCGCAGCATGGGAGCGTCTAGAACAGACTTACGGTAGTCCTGAAGCCATAGAGAATGCATTGCTCAAACGATTGGAAAATTTCCCAAGGATATCTGGTAAGGACAATATAGAGTTCCAGAGACTCAGCGACCTTCTTCTCGAAGTCCAGCTTGCCAAAACTGACCCTAAGCTACCTGGCCTCAGTTACCTGGACACTGCTCGAGGAGTTAACCCTATCGTTTGCAAGCTTCCGCATGGCCTACAAGAAAAGTGGATCCAAGTTGGGTCATCATACAAACGGGAAAACAAGGTTTCCTTTCCCCCGTTCTCCTACTTCTGCAATTTCGTCAGGAACATTGCTGACACCAAGAACGATCCTAGTTTTGCATTCAGCGAGTTCAATACTCCCTCACCTAAAGGTGACAACCTACATACTAGCTACAGGAACCGCAGAGGTCCCGTGTCCGTTAGGAAGACAGACATTATTCCCACTCCCGCCCCAAACAAGAGCGGCAAGATCGAAAACCCAAACCGATTATGTCCCATCCACAAGAAGCCTCATCCCCTCAAAAAATGTATCGGTTTCAGAAAGAAGCCCCTACAAGAACGAAAGGAACTCCTAAAGACTTTTGGGGTATGTTATAGATGCTGTGCTTCCACCGATCACTTTGCCAAGGAATGTAAAACTCCTATCAAGTGCATAGAGTGCGGTTCCGAGGACCATGTGCAAGCACTCCATCCCCTTGAGTCCAATCCTTCACAACATGCAGACCTTCCTCCTGGGCAGAACCACAGCGGGAAGAGTACAGATCACGTACCTAATTCCACCATGGTATTTTCTTCGTGCACTGTAGTCTGTGGGGAAGACCACTGTGACAAATCTTGCGCTAAAATATGCCTAGTGAATATTCATCACAAGGATCAGCCAGAAAAGACTTTAAGGGTGTATGCTATCTTAGACGATCAAAGCAATCGATCGCTTGCACGATCCGAACTGTTCGATCTATTTTGCACAAAACGAGAGGTTCACCCTTACACCTTAGGCACTTGTAGTGGAACTACAGAGGTTTTTGGAAGAAGGGCTCATGGATTTATTGTGTCCTCCCTAGAAAATAACCTACAATTACCCTTACCTACACTTGTAGAGTGTAACCAGATACCAGCCAACAAAGAAGAAATACCTACACCAGAAGTTGCCTTCTACCACCCTCATCTAAGGTCAATAGCCAGTGAAATCCCACCACTTGACAAAGATGCTAAAATCCTTCTTCTGCTGGGAAGAGATATTCTAAGGATCCACAAG ACAAATGTATTGCCAAATGGTCGTAATACTCACTTTGAGCCATGCCCACATCACTACTGGGTGAAGGAGAAGGTAACTAGCTGCAAGTTGCAACATCGCAACACAAACCTTTCCCGCACCTACGATGACAGCTTTGGTTCTACAGTTTTCAATGTAAGCAGTGAAGATGACAAGTTGGCTCCTTCGGCAGAAGACAAAGAATTCCTTAaagtaatggacaatgagttctttCAGGAAGATTCCAATGGCTGGGTAGCACCCCTACCCTTTCGCCTCCCGAGAGAGAAGCTACCAAACAATCTACATCAAGCAGTCAAAAGATTCTCCTCCTTAAAGCGTACCTTAAGCAGGAAGCCAGAGATGgaaagacattttgtggacttcaTACAGAATATCTTTGACAGAGGTCATGCCGAACCCGCACCCCCATTGAAAGAAggagaagaatgctggtacctccCTTCCTTCGGTGTGTATCACCCACGAAAGCCAGACCAAATCAGAGTTGTCTTTGACTCCAGTGCCCAACATGAAGGCTTCTCACTTAACGACATGCTCCTCACAGGGCCCAACTTGAACAACAACCTCATTGGAGTCCTAATTCGCTTTCGTCAAGAACCTGTAGCGGTGATGGCCGACATTCAACAAATGTTCCACTGCTTCATCGTCAAGGAAGATAACAGGAATTACCTCAGGTTTCTATGGCACAAGGACAACGACATCAACAAAGAGGTAATTGATTACCGAATGAGGGTACATGTCTTTGGGAACAGCCCTTCCCCAGCTGTAGCAATCTATGGACTAAAAAAGACAGCTCAGCTTGGAGAAGCTGAGTATGGATCCGATGCTCGTCAATTTGTTGAAAGGAACTTTTACGTAGATGACGGGCTCAAATCCTTTCCTACTGCTAAAGAAGCAATTAATCTTCTTACCAGAACAAAAGAGATGCTAGCTGTAGCAAACTTGAGACTTCACAAAATTATATCTAACAGCCAAGAGCTAATGAATGCATTTCACCCTGAGGACTATGCTGCCAGTGTGAAAGACCTTGACCTTGGGTCAGACACACCCCCTATGCAGAGAAGTCTAGGTCTGCTGTGGAACATCAAAGtagacacattcaccttccagGTGTCAACCTGTGACAAACCCTTCACCAAGAGAGGAGTCTTGTCCGTAGTGAACAGCATCTACGACCCACTGGGATTTATAGCCCCAGTCACCATCCAAGGTAAGATGTTATTAAGACAGCTTACTACTGATAACATAGATTGGGACACTCCGTTACCTATTGAGAAACAACAAAGATGGGAGAAATGGAGAGGTTCTCTGAAGACATTAGAACAGCTTCAAATTCCACGTTGCTATGCCCCAGTTTCCATCTCAGCCGCTGTCCAGAGGGAAATCCATATTTTCTCTGATGCATCAGTTGAAGCTATAGCTGCAGTGGCCTATTTGAAGACCTCAGGAGTTAATGGAGTCATACACTGCAACTTTGTTCTAGGCAAGACAAAGCTAACACCAAAACCCGCACATACCATACCCAGACTTGAACTTTGTGCAGCTGTGCTAGCAGTGGAAATAGCTGAAGTCATAAAGAGTGAGATGGACATTAACATTGATTCCTTCACATTTTACACAGACAGCAAGATAGTGCTTGGTTACATTTACAACCAAACTAAACAGTTTTACGTGTACGTCAGCAATAGAGTAGAACGTATCAGAAGGTTCTCCTTGCCAAAGCAATGGCACCATATTCCCACTGACCTTAATCCTGCCGATTGTGGGACAAGAGCTATATCTCCAGTAGCTCTCCTCGACTGCTTGTGGctgtcgcctccaagatttctttcTGAAAACTCCTACTCAATTCCCACGGACACTACCTATGAACTGGTACATCCTGACGATGATAAAGAAATCAGGTCTATGTACACCACACTGTGTACCTCTGCGAGTTCAGAACAAAAACTAAAGTCGCATCGTTTTGAACGTTTCTCAACCTGGTCATCAGCTGTTAGGACCGTTGCTTATTTGATACACATTGCCCATTGTTTTAAAAGGAGCTCAACTTCAGAATGTCATGGCTGGCATATCTGTACCAACCTTCCTACTGCAACGGAAATTGAGCAGGCGGAAAGGGTTATCATTCGCTGTGTACAACAAGAAGTGTACATGGAAGAGTTGCACAGATTCAAAGGTGGAATACCTCTATCAAAGGGTAGTTCACTATTTAATCTGAACCCTGTAGTCGATGACAATCAGTTGCTACGAGTTGGAG CCTGTAAAGAACTTCAACTAGACAATTTCTTAGCAAACAATGGATGTACTTGGCTGTTTAATTCACCACATTCTTCGCATATGGGAGGATCCTGGGAGCGAATGATTGGAATCGCTCGAAGAATTCTCGATTCCATGTTGCAGGACCACAAGTCTTCACTATTTACTCACGAGACTTTGAGTACCTTTCTCTCAGAAGTATCCGCCATCATTAATGCAAGGCCTCTAGTACCAGTATCTTCCGATCCTGATGCTCCAATGATCCTTACCCCAGCCACACTCCTTACTCAGAAGGTTGGAACTACCGTGATATCTTCTGCCGAGATTGACCCGAAGGATATCTATAGGCGTCAATGGAAACGGGTGCAACACCTAGCCAATGTGTTTTGGCACCGCTGGAGAAAGGAGTACCTGCATACCCTTCAAAGCCGTtccaaatggcaaacacccaagcCTAACCTCAAAGTAGGAGACCTTGTTCTTCTGAAAGATAGAGAAGTCTGTCGCAATGAGTGGCCTATGGGTCTTGTAACAAGCGTAATGCCCAGCGATGACGGAAAGGTTCGAAAGGTTGAAATTAAGATAACTAAAGGAGGTTCTGCTCGGACTTTCTCACGACCAATCACGGAATTGGTGCTTCTTCTCCCAAGTGAGTGA